A single Cottoperca gobio chromosome 5, fCotGob3.1, whole genome shotgun sequence DNA region contains:
- the sxph gene encoding saxiphilin-like → MRGLYAILVFFIFVCCIRAKKMRWCTVSDPEQKKCAELAKALVAVLPPAAVAAFARLSCIRASSTTDCIDRIRANRADIVTLDAGEVYSAVKQFGLVAIAKEIYRDGGCILSVAVVTNSSLDIRSLKGHRSCHSGIRWTAGWSLPLGFLLSRNYLSWSKEQPLSQDVSTFFSASCVPGAAAMAPHLCALCQGQKSFIRQKNYHCETSHSEPFYNSQGALRCLRSGAGDVAFVDHLALESIEDSDSDKFRLLCTNGTQAPLSHYRNCNLGRGPGGGMVTRLNFRKTARKFLVTLQMLFGQRGRERQRFQLFNSSSFGENDLLFKDVTYKLAVLPDDIDVSQVLGLDYVALLKGLGHEGSSLEDSVVRWCCISHAEQKKCEQWALSIKSDPLVCVRAVSMRDCIEKIKRDEVDAVSLDATHSFIAGKCGLAPVVTEYYGGKCVPADGSTHLEMDVLPSVVGVAVAKRSSRSVFIGNLGGRRSCHGHMYSPAGWLLPYRHTLSLGHNSSSPCDPDQVYNDVFWKGCLPGSQGNLCKVCLGGSGEAATKRCADNHNERYYGNMGALRCLVGDPSGKSYGDVAFLEQHTLLSNILSLSSSGWAEGWTSSDYELLCGDGRRAPLSEWESCNLGVIPPNTIMTRPVLTARVYDFLMKSQETLAANPNAEFKLFESQQYGESDLLFKDATQCFVHTSHMDPRSILGEEFYSQAETAFNCTHSDILEFCNQDVCSIF, encoded by the exons ATGCGAGGACTTTATGCCATTTTAGTCTTTTTCATCTttgtctgctgcatcagag CTAAGAAGATGCGGTGGTGCACAGTGTCAGATCCTGAACAGAAGAAGTGTGCAGAACTCGCCAAAGCTCTGGTGGCAGTGCTGCCGCCAGCTGCTGTGGCAGCTTTCGCCAGACTCTCGTGCATACGAGCGTCCAGCACGACGGACTGCATCGATAGGATCAGG GCAAACCGTGCTGACATAGTGACGTTAGATGCAGGAGAAGTTTATTCTGCTGTGAAGCAGTTTGGCCTTGTTGCCATCGCCAAGGAGATATACAGGGACG GAGGCTGTATTCTGTCTGTGGCTGTGGTGACAAACAGCAGTCTGGACATACGATCCCTGAAGGGCCACAGGAGCTGTCACAGCGGGATTCGATGGACGGCCGGATGGAGTCTTCCTCTCGGCTTCCTGCTCTCCCGCAACTACCTAAGCTGGTCAAAGGAGCAGCCACTGAGTCAGG ACGTCAGTACCTTTTTCAGTGCCAGCTGTGTTCCCGGAGCTGCTGCCATGGCACCACATCTGTGCGCTCTGTGCCAAGGCCAGAAGTCCTTCATTCGCCAGAAGAATTACCACTGTGAAACGTCCCACAGTGAGCCCTTCTACAATAGCCAAGGGGCCCTCAG ATGTCTCAGGAGTGGGGCAGGAGATGTTGCATTTGTGGACCATTTAGCTCTTGAAAGTATTGAAG ACAGTGATAGCGATAAATTCAGGCTGCTGTGCACAAATGGCACACAAGCTCCCCTCAGCCACTACAGGAACTGTAATCTGGGACGGGGGCCAGGAGGCGGCATGGTCACCAGATTAAACTTTCGCAAGACCGCTCGCAAATTTCTAGTGACGTTGCAG ATGCTGTTTGGCCAACGTGGAAGAGAGAGGCAGCGCTTCCAACTCTTCAACTCGTCTTCTTTTGGAGAAAACGACCTTCTCTTCAAAGATGTGACGTACAAACTCGCTGTTCTGCCAGACGACATAGATGTCAGTCAAGTGCTGGGGCTGGATTATGTGGCACTCCTCAAAGGTCTTGGACATGAAG GAAGTTCACTGGAGGACAGTGTTGTGCGATGGTGCTGTATCAGCCATGCAGAGCAGAAGAAATGTGAGCAGTGGGCTCTCAGTATAAAGTCAGACCCTCTGGTGTGCGTCAGAGCGGTCTCAATGCGCGACTGTATCGAGAAAATTAAG AGGGACGAGGTGGACGCCGTCTCGCTGGATGCAACTCACTCTTTCATCGCAGGAAAATGTGGTCTCGCCCCCGTAGTTACAGAATATTATG GAGGGAAATGTGTGCCTGCTGATGGGTCGACCCACTTGGAGATGGACG TGTTGCCCTCAGTGGTGGGTGTGGCGGTGGCAAAGCGCTCCAGCAGAAGCGTCTTCATCGGGAACCTCGGAGGCCGGCGCTCCTGTCACGGTCACATGTACAGCCCGGCCGGCTGGCTGCTGCCATACAGACACACGTTAAGCCTGGGGCACAACAGCAGCTCCCCCTGTGATCCAGACCAAG TGTACAACGACGTGTTTTGGAAAGGCTGCCTTCCTGGCTCTCAGGGGAATCTGTGTAAAGTGTGTCTGGGAGGCTCAGGGGAGGCTGCCACCAAACGCTGCGCTGACAACCACAATGAGCGTTACTATGGCAACATGGGGGCACTAAG GTGTCTGGTCGGAGATCCCAGTGGTAAAAGCTACGGTGACGTGGCCTTCCTCGAGCAGCACACCCTTCTTTCCAACATCCTCA GTTTGAGTTCCAGCGGTTGGGCAGAGGGGTGGACGTCATCAGACTACGAGCTGCTGTGTGGGGATGGTCGTCGAGCCCCGTTGTCCGAGTGGGAGAGCTGCAACCTCGGAGTCATCCCACCGAACACCATCATGACACGGCCGGTGCTCACGGCGCGAGTGTACGACTTCCTCATGAAGTCACAG GAAACTTTGGCAGCCAACCCAAACGCAGAGTTCAAGCTCTTTGAGTCTCAACAGTATGGAGAAAGTGATCTGCTGTTCAAAGATGCAACTCAGTGTTTTGTCCACACAAGCCACATGGACCCCCGCTCCATCCTCGGAGAGGAGTTTTACAGTCAGGCGGAAACGGCCTTCAACTGCACACACTCTG ATATCTTGGAGTTTTGTAATCAGGACGTGTGCAGCATATTCTAA